One genomic window of Arthrobacter sp. KBS0703 includes the following:
- a CDS encoding class F sortase, whose amino-acid sequence MDPQTVGPHTTPSRLRLLRRRWLAVPAAGLAAVLFLAPLTGCGSPAVGQPGFPAATASALATVPGPRTPVRPAKPAGPAAAAPTRISIKAANIDVKVLPLTPSAEELSSESLVPPLTLDAYWLTNYGVPGSGSKNTTYIAGHSWDGKEAPFNRLSDESLVGKAVRVTTAKGSLDYVVDSVITHRKDTLKDSDIWNIVPNRIVLISCYTEDPWGKNVVVTASPAAR is encoded by the coding sequence ATGGACCCGCAGACCGTTGGACCGCACACCACGCCAAGCCGACTCCGTCTCCTCCGCCGGCGCTGGCTTGCGGTGCCCGCCGCCGGGCTAGCGGCCGTCCTGTTCCTGGCTCCGCTCACCGGCTGTGGCAGCCCCGCCGTCGGACAGCCAGGCTTCCCCGCCGCCACCGCCAGCGCACTGGCCACGGTGCCTGGTCCGCGCACACCTGTACGGCCAGCGAAGCCTGCCGGACCGGCCGCCGCCGCGCCCACCCGGATCAGCATTAAGGCGGCGAACATCGATGTGAAGGTCCTGCCGCTGACGCCCAGCGCTGAGGAACTCTCGTCGGAGTCCCTGGTCCCGCCGCTCACGCTCGATGCCTACTGGCTGACCAACTACGGCGTGCCGGGCTCGGGCTCCAAGAACACCACGTACATCGCCGGGCACAGCTGGGACGGCAAAGAGGCACCCTTCAACCGGCTGAGCGACGAGTCCCTGGTGGGCAAGGCAGTCCGGGTCACCACAGCCAAGGGGTCCTTGGACTACGTGGTGGATTCGGTGATCACGCACCGCAAGGACACCCTCAAGGACAGCGACATCTGGAACATCGTGCCCAACAGGATCGTCCTGATCAGCTGCTACACCGAGGACCCGTGGGGCAAGAACGTGGTGGTCACGGCCTCCCCCGCCGCGCGCTAG
- a CDS encoding SipW-dependent-type signal peptide-containing protein translates to MIEIVGHRLGRSGLHMSLGETMTFTEITPATDRSKSRKFKAILAGGLVLGLGAAVTLAAWNDSEFVIGNFGNGHFKMVGSEDGTSFSNHDTSATADSLSFSLGYDNLSPDDTVAAPYVVHLDATSDYPATVSVEAATGSQATDKLRYKIIEVASVAACTPSATATPEETVVPTSSFNADPGQGSFELETSTNGTDAGPNVYLCIQVTADPELDQDETATATWQFVASSATAAP, encoded by the coding sequence ATGATCGAGATCGTCGGTCATCGCTTAGGCCGTTCAGGCCTCCACATGTCCTTGGGGGAAACAATGACATTTACTGAGATCACGCCTGCCACCGATCGGTCCAAGAGCAGGAAATTCAAGGCAATCCTGGCCGGCGGTCTCGTCCTCGGCCTGGGCGCAGCGGTCACACTCGCCGCATGGAACGACTCAGAGTTCGTAATCGGCAACTTCGGCAATGGCCACTTCAAGATGGTCGGCAGCGAGGACGGCACCTCCTTCTCGAACCACGACACCTCGGCCACCGCCGACTCGTTGTCGTTTTCCTTGGGGTACGACAACCTGAGCCCAGACGATACAGTCGCCGCCCCGTATGTGGTTCACCTGGACGCGACTTCCGACTACCCCGCCACGGTGTCGGTTGAAGCGGCCACCGGCTCCCAAGCCACCGACAAACTTCGCTACAAAATCATTGAAGTCGCCTCAGTTGCAGCATGCACGCCGTCCGCCACGGCAACGCCGGAGGAAACCGTAGTACCGACCTCCAGCTTCAACGCCGATCCCGGTCAGGGCAGCTTTGAACTCGAGACGTCAACAAACGGGACCGATGCTGGGCCCAACGTCTACCTGTGCATCCAGGTGACGGCCGACCCGGAGCTCGACCAGGACGAAACCGCGACGGCAACCTGGCAGTTCGTCGCAAGCTCAGCGACCGCAGCTCCGTAA